TGGGATGGGGACTGATATGTATCCCTCTTCTGCCTTACTTGGCCAGTGTGGGGATGAGGATATTGCTGCTATTCCTATCGATGAACTCATTGAGAAAGCTGATGGATTTGCAGGAGTCTTCCCTGGTAATTAGATTAATCATCTCAAGTTCATAAGTTTACTATTCGTAGTTTCatcaaattacttaaaatttgttGTATGCAGAACATAAGTACGAAATTGTTAGAAGACTTCAAGAAAGGAAGCATATATGTGGCATGACAGGAGATGGTGTGAACGATGCCCCAGCACTTAAAAAGGCAGATATCGGCATTGCAGTGGCCGATTCAACTGACGCGGCTAGGGGTGCTTCGGACATAGTGTTGACTGAGCCAGGGTTGAGTGTGATAGTGAGCGCGGTATTGACAAGCAGATCCATCTTCCAAAGGATGAAAAACTACACCATCTACGCAGTTTCGATCACGATCCGTATCGTGCTGGGGTTCATGTTGGTGGCTCTCATTTGGAAGTTCGATTTCTCGCCTTTCATGGTATTGGTCATTGCAATCCTCAACGATGGAACCATTATGACTATCTCGAAAGACAGGGTAAGGCCATCCCCGAAGCCTGACACATGGAAGCTAGACGAAATCTTTGCCACTGGGGTTGTCCTTGGCACCTACATGGCTATTGTTACCGTCTTCTTTTTCTGGCTTGTTCATGACACTGAGTTCTTCACTGTAAGTGAATCACACTCTGAAACTCACGATTACCctataaattccaaaatatatattagcatTGTCTTTGATTTTTGCAGAGGACTTTTGGGGTTAAGCCAATCAATGATAATGAGGACGCACTTACTACAGCTCTCTACCTTCAAGTCAGTACTGTCAGTCAAGCACTCATCTTCGTCACACGGTCCAGGAGCTGGTCTTTCATCGAGCTCCCAGGTCCCTTGCTTCTCATTGCCTTCATTTTAGCACAACTGGTAAATCCATAATCATATAAACTCAAATAGCTCAATTGAATTAATGTGAAACCAACTTAATTGTATAATAAACTCTTGTGGCTTGGTAAAAAAGGTGGCGACTCTGCTTGCTGTGTATGCAAACTGGGGATTCGCCAGGATCCAAGGCATTGGATGGGAATGGGCAGGAGCGATCTGGGTATTTAGCATTATCACATACATCCCTCTTGATGTCCTCAAATTCTTCATTCGCTACGCTTTGACTGGTGATGCCTGGGGAGACGTAGTTCAGAGCAAGGTCAAACAACACcacctttcttttttattataaagtttatatctacattttttaaaactatttaaatagTATTTGTCTCTGATTAAATTTGTCCTTAATTTTAGACTGCATTCAAGGGAGAGTGTGAGGTACAATTGATAGCAAATTACCGTCCACTTCAAGGCGTCTCGTCACCACCTGAAACCTGGTCCAATGATGAGCTTGCTCCAATTGTCTGATTTAGCTCAACAGAAGCAGCCTAAGAAGCGCGCTGATATTGAAAGGTTTAGTCCACACTCCACAGCTAGGGATCTAAATTAATCCAAATTTAGCtacagatatatatatacacacgtatttgtttgtttatttttagtttatttattcatatatgttaaAGAATCTTAAATTTGTGTTTACATTCTGTTCGTCTTTCATAAACAAGTTTATTTgggaatataaataaatcaaacattCTTATCTATAATTATATAGAGGGAGCTTGAGaaacaaatataaatgaaataaaaatctaaatgtTCATCAAACGCTTTGTTTAAACCCTTGACTTTTCAATCATCACTATTGAGAAGCATGATTTTACGAGTCTTTTTTTCTAAACAATGATCAGAGTTTGACATAGCTTTGGTTTGATAGGCTAAGGGAGCTCCACACACACAAGGGTGAGGTTGAATCAGTGGTGAAGCCGAAGACAATTTAAGCTTGGTTTGATCCAAATGCCCGGAGTATATGAAGCATGTGATAGAGAAAAGACGACATCAGAAAGAAAAAAGTCCCCtgctttgtaaatattttgttttaatcttTTAGAGGCAGGGGAAAGGAGATTAGTTgtttttaattgtattaaagGGATTAttgtatcaattttttttcataatttatgcaaCATTCATGTCTTTacaattcaaaatgaaaaaataaaaataaaaaaaattaaggtctACTATCTTTATTCTTCCATGAGGTTAGTTCAGAAGGGATAATCTGTTCATTACAAGAAAGGACAGCCTCCGCCGTCAACTTACCTAGCCAACCATGGTACAACAATCCCCTAGAACCGAGCCCTCCGAGTAACCAATACTTGCATATAAGATCATTGCCTAAAATATTGTTGACACATCCCAAAAGCGGAAGTGATCCGTGAGGAGTAAGCGGTGGCATTGCCCTTAAACCCGCCCTTGCTCTGGCAAAACTCCAGCTTGTTATACCAGGGTAAATAGCAGATGCTTTCGGAAGAAGCTCTTGAAGAGCATCGGAAGCTTCATCTGTTGAGACATTTGATGAAGAATTTCTTGACTTCCATTCCCATGTCGAACCCAAATCCAATCTACGGTTCCCCTTGATAGCAAGCCATGCATCTGATAATATTGAAGGTCCATGGTCAGGATAATCTTCCCTGAAAGaacattatttttagaaatttgagGATGAACCCCAAGGCCATATCACTAAAGTTGGTAACTTTAGAATACAGCATGATTAGACGGCATGAACATGATACgagaaaaataactaaaacatatatacaatgcaaataattcaaatgtgttaaaatctataaaaatgaattattaatatataatacattcaACATGATTATAACACAAGTACCCGAGCTGCCAAATCCAGGTTAGGATTAGCCAGTTAGGGGTGCTTTATAAAAGCCAAAGTAAGCTAGAGTCGTCATTTGCTATGCCATGTTTCATCCTCTATACATGAACTCACACTCAGTAACCATTTTGAGGTTGACTGTATGTGGAACTACAGTTTCATGTGAAGACTCCAAGCCATATTTCATATCTGAAACTATTGCCTGAATTACCAGCCCTCAAGTTTCATAGTGCAAGTGAGAAGCCTTACCCTATATTATCAGGCAGTTGTAAGTGCAAAATAACACCTCTACATGTCCTCAAAGGAAGCTTCCCTGCAAGCTCCGGAAGCAAGTCTGCTTTGGCACCTAAGCATATTATCACAGCATCATATTCTCCTAAAAAAACATACAAGCATAGATTAGAGCACATTTGGTTCACTGGAATGAAATGGAATAGCCATTTATATTAGTACAAACATGctgaaaacaagaaagaaaaataaccctccctgaaataaacaaaaccatTCTCCGGTGTCTACCAGAGTACGAACTTGTTCTCAACATTTTTCCCATCACCATGTCTAAGAAAGCATTGCTTACCTTCTAATTCACGGAGTTCGTAAACAGATTTCTTCTGCAAACAAAGATTTTTCTTTCCAAAGCTGGAAGCAGATAATTCCTTCACTATATTTTGACAAGCTAAAAAGAGTGCCTGGTagaataacaaaaagaaaaggacatTATCAAGAACACAAAAATGGAACTGATAGATAATGTcaaagaacaaaagcctagttATCCTTACATTGAGATAATACTTGGAATTCACATTTATAGCTTCAGGCATATAGAAAGCCAAGTTGAAAGGCATATGTATATGGGGTACAAGCTTTTCAGCAGCGTTCTTATCAATGATCTCTATTTTGCAATTGGCAAGGCAGTTCTTAGCATTCTGATTTCACCAAGATAGAAAACCCAACATTAGACAATTgatgatacatatatataaacatgtatataacatacatatatatacatatatataaataaatcaattagcGCTGCATTAACAAGGGTTGAGGAAATTACATCATTCAATACATTCAAAGTCTTCATGTTTGTGGCAGGTCTTATAATGCCCCTATGagcacaaattaataaaaatgttaaaccgAGAAATGCCCTTAAACAGGCAAATACCGAGAAATGCCCTTAAACAGGCAAATATAGTAAAAAGAGAGGATAAAAATTAGACATTTGCATGTGAAATGAAGAACAAAAACAAACCTTCTCCGGTCTAAAATCCCACCAAAATCTTGACCAAATTCACCACTTAAGGAAACCAAATCCTCCTCGGAACTAACGGCTTGTTCTGCAATGCTTAAGAGCTTCATACATTCTTTCCAACACTCGGCACCTCTCCATAGAAGCTTAACTGCCAAGCATATTCACTGATAAGCTCAACAGGGCAGAAAAGCTACAAAACAAGGCGAAAAAAGGACTTGGGTTCTTTTCAAAGCATAAAGAATTAGCATACATTGAAAGGAGTTGATGCAAAACCTTTAGGAGAATAGGGGTGGAGGAGTCCCCCGGAGACTCCGGAAGCGCCTCCACCAATGCCCATTTCATCATACAAGTCAATGTGCAGGTTCAAATCCTTAGGACTCTCCTGGAAAAAGGCAATGCGACAACAATCAGAGAATTCAAAAGAAACCCATTAATGGGAAGAGGTAGAAGATTTAGAATTACAAGGCAAAAGGAGTGTACCTTGAGTAAATGCCAAGCAACGGAGAGACCAGCAAAACCAGCACCAAGAACTGCATATCTGCATCCATAAACAAATGGGGAACGTTGACGATTAGAGCTTAAGTGTAAATATGAAGTGAAGGAAagagtggagtagattaaaggaACCTGAGAGGACGATGGGACAGAGAAGAGAGAAGCAGTGGAGAAGAGAGTTTGGCAGAGTGGGTTAAGGGAGATATTGAAGAATCGAAGAGAACCATCTATTGTTGTGAGGGGGTTACGAGGTTAGGGTTGTAAAGATAATATGATTGTCCTATTGGCTATGGTGGGTTTGCAGAGGACAATGGAACGAGACTCTCCTGCGTCTTTTTTCAGAATAACTTGTGGACTCTTCTGGCCTTCCGTAAATGGAGATGAGCAGAAGTAGTTCTTTTGGGAGGGCAGAGCTGAGGTGACTAGGTGAGAGAGTATGGTGCATACGGGAACTCCTTCCTTCGATTcgataattattaattgagttgTCTAATGTAATAATGTCGATGTAaaagtgagttttttttattttatattttttgaccattttaaaaaaatcaattaagctcaATTTTCTTCACCCAATTAAATTTCTGAATTAATAAAGCTAATTAAATAGGTCAACATATTGTGTCTAGGTTTATTCgttttaaagttcaatttttaaatattattaaaacttataaaaacattaaataaagtttaaaagttaaaataaaagttaataaaactatttagaaattaagtataaaataaatctgtacaaataattatctaaattcaGTTCAACTCCAAATTCATTCAAGACAATAATATAATtctattgatgaattttaatttataaaaaataaaaaatatttataatataaataattttaattatttttaaatgtatggatattttttaaaaagctttACACCGAACCGATTTGGGAATTACTCCTTTCCTCCCTTGGTGGATCTTGAGATTGGTGACTGTTTGTCCTTTTCAGGTTTTTGCCctcaattacattttttttttaattgttgaaaaaaaataattcagtCTCGAGACAATCCATCCACTGAATCCATTAAAATGTAAGATCAAAACAAGTTGCAGAGACGTACAACATAACATTACACAACTTTTTGTTAGCCCGGTCATTCCTGATCAAGACCACCACTACAATTGGAATTTGGAACTTCATCTTGCAATAAAACTGCTGCCCTGATAATTTCGGTTCCAAACATTACAACCGCAAGATTTATACTTTACGAACGATAATATGCCTTTCTCGTTGATATTCAACTTCACCTCTCTGGTGCATGATTAGAATGGCTCTCCTTACCTGCCAATTATAACATCAACCATGTTACAAATACAAAGCTTACTTTTTTAACTCTTCGCTAAgaatactaaaattcaattcctACAATGACTCGGTTTTTAACTATACTTACGATTGACTCATTCATCCCCATTCTAGTAAGATCATCAATCAGCCTTCTTTCTGATATGCGATTTCCGATTCCCAGTCTTCTCTTTATCTGGTTCTCCGCTTGCTATACACGTACCGAATTTTGTTAACTTAAGAGAAGATCACAAGAATACAAGAACAAGTTCAGCAAGAATGTCTACAAACCTTAATCTCATTGGCCATATCAGGAGTGATATTAATATGTTGGTTTATTCCAGAACGTGCTGCATCCATGGTGGAAACTTTGAAAAGTCTCAATGCTTCAGCTACATCACCTTCAGTGGCAACATATGACctgaaatacattttaaatgttaaaacgGGGCAGAACTTTATTCTATTTATACAAAAACAGGCCACTAAATATTTATccaattatcaaaataagtcAAGTTCCTgtttgaatttagttttaagCATTCACAACTTGATTTTGCTAGATCCAAtacttacaatttcattttcgCAAGAGCCTCGCTTAACCTTATGATGGCCTCCAGCTGCCTCACAGTGATGGGAATTGCGGCACTCTCTCCTGTCTCATTTGCTTGTTGCCTCATGCCCTACAATAGTAACCCATGTTGATGACAATGTTAGCTAGCATTTAAATcaactataataaaattatgttagctagcatttaaaattatgttactatTACATAAATTTATGTTACACTAAAACAACttgagattattttaaaatcacttTCACAAGTTCTCATGATAATGGGCGGTAAGGGCTCCTTGATAGTTTAATTTAgacttgaaaaaaataattctgGCTAAAGTTTGAGAATACCCTTCTGATGTCAACATAATCACTCTGGAGTTTAGCACATGCAGCTTCTGAAAGCCGAGGATGGCATTCTGATCGACAGTATTGTATATACCtgtaaattttgattcaatttagcAGCATATACAGTATGGCATAAACATTCAACATGCCCAGGTgacttcattttatttattaaaaataaaaagcaactATTTTACATGTACCTTTTCAGCCAATTCTCTTCTTTAGAAGTTCTACTATCATTGGATACTGTCTGAGCTGATGCATGAACTTTTATGATATGACTTGCTATTGTCTGTAAAAAGGATAGTGGAAGTCAAAGCCCTTGGCAGAGGCACTAGTAATACATGTAAAACTATAAGTGAGAGCTTTTGTTTTATCCTTGTAGCattaaaacagaaaaattacTGTTCCGTAATCAAGAAATGTTCTGACAAACAATTCTCAGTTAGCTGTCATTGAGGGGGGAATCTAAGGTGAGCTAAATAACAAGAATACCTTGTCTTGGTCATACATCCTGATATCCTTTACGATGAAGATCAAGTCAAATCTTGAAAGAATTGTAGTCTGCAAATCGATATTATCCTGTGCTGTCTGCAAGGTGATTACATTTCTTTCAGTTTCTTCGTAGGAATAGCAAGCATAAATTTGAGAACTTGACAAAAATGAAACAGGAAGTGCAGCTACTGACCTTAAGATCATCATAACGTCCTGAAGGAGGATTCGCAGCTGCAAGCACTGAAGTTCTGGAATTGAGAACAGTTGTAATTCCAGCTTTGGCGATGGATATTGTCTGCTGCTCCATAGCTTCATGAATAGCAACCCTAGGCAAAACAAAGCAAAACTTCATAAGCATCATAAATGGTAAAGCCTAACAAGTTTTGACATTAATTTAACTTACCTATCCTCTGGTCTCATCTTATCAAACTCATCAATACATACAACACCCCCATCTGCCAAAACCATGGCCCCGCCTTCAAGATAAAACTCTCGCTGACATTTCAtagatacatgaataaatgtgaGAAACTTTTGCATAAAAAAGGGCAGAGGGAAAAGAAGGAAACTTTTCTCCAAATCAAAGAAATCGGAGAAACAAAATTCTTTCCACTAGATGCCATAGCCCACCAAGAACTTACAGAGCTACTATCTCGAATAACTGAAGCTGTAAGACCAGCAGCTGATGAGCCCTTTCCAGAAGTGTAAACAGCTATTGGAGCTGTCTTCTCAACAAACTTGAGAAACTTTACAAGGTAACCATAAAACAAGCACCAAATTGTGTGAGAAGCACTAGAAATTATAGTATGAAAGAACTTCAATTAAAAAAACCCATAGAAATatcctaaaataaaaagtagaaCAATAAAGACAGGGCAAAAGGTGATGGTGAAGCATTGCAATCTATTTCAGCAACCTCAACCATCAAAGATACATGTAACTAACCTGTGACTTGGCAGTGGAAGGATCACCAAGAAGCAACACATTAATATCACCTCTTAGCTTCACCCCATCCGGCAAATTCTACGCATTAATGAAACCAGTTATGATGACAGTAGATAGTACGAACACTGAAGGGTAGATGTTTAAGGATACGAAACTTACTTTCCTGGCTCCTCCAAAGAGAAGACAAGCAACAGCCTTCTTGACATCTTCGTGACCAAATATGGAAGGAGCAACCTTGGAGCATATGGCTTCATATGTATCTTGATTTGAGGCAAATTTTTTGAACTCTTCTACCTGTGAATGATAATTTACATGGCGATGATGACAAAGGGAATCCATAGTAACTTTAGTTTAGTACTTGGGCAGAAAAACCCAAGTCATACAAGTTAAATTAATCAActcaattcataaataagttGCCAGCAGCAGGAACATAACAGTAGCACGATCATGCATATAGTTCacacaaaagcaaaaaaaaagcaTGATCAAATGGCAAAAGATGCAGTGAAGTGGGGATGCAACTTCTTAAGAAAACAATACTAATGATCACTTTGATATTTACCTCTTCTTGGGTGAATGTGGCAGGCCCTCGAGAGCTGGCTTCATTCGTCTCTTCCATTCCCACTATCCGGATATAAGGCTGTCTAACTGCAACTGCTCCTTTATGGCTACATAAATCACACAGAATCAAATCCCTATTAGAAGAGAAAGATGAGACTAGATATACAGGAAACAGTCAATTGAAGACATAGTGACTTACTTGGTGGATGAATTAGAAGCTTGAAAGATACTATAAATTCCCATTATTGTCAACCTCGAGCCAGGTACAATTGTTTGAACCATATGTCGGTCCACCGAAAGCAACATGTTTCGAGGAAGCTCACCAGTAGGTACATCCTTCAAATTCAACATGAATgcataattcaatcaattctaTAACTTTTTTTCGTACCTTGTTCTCTTAAAATCAAGAGCATTACCTCTGGGTTCTCTTGCAGTTTCAAGGTTTGTTGATCAACATATTTGCTCTTATCAGGAACAATCAGCCATGGATCAATAGGGCAAGGTTCTTCTCCAGgctacaaacatttcataactgCTATCAAAGCTATAATATGAAATAAGTATTATTaacaactcaaattttgattaagaaTAAACCTGTGGAACATGGTCACATGATCGTGGAACAATTGCCCCACCAAGACCTGGACGGCAGGGAACTGCCCTTGCACTTTTACAGTTCTTACAGATTAAATGCACGTAAGTAGCCTTTGCTTTAATCCTTGAAGCAGCAATGGTAATTCCTGATATCTTAACTAGTTTTGATATATATTGAGCCTaagaaaattgaacaaaaaaatcagtcaatAACTGAAAATAACCCATTTATTTCATACtaatatatcaaacaaattCTCAAACTTACCCCGAGTGAACGCATAGAAACCGGATCCTCCTTTGACGTAAGCAATATTTGAACCTCGCCCGTCTGTGGCTCTACCATTTCCCCTGAATCTCCTGCTACTTTCATCTTCAAACCCGCTAAAACCTCCGCAGCCGCCGTCTCAAACTGCACCAATTGTTAAGAAGCAAAAACGTTAAGCTAATTGGATATATGTCGATAAAACTGATAGTGAGGTTCGTGAGAATGTTTTACCAAAGGCAGGTAATCAGAGGGAGAGGAACGAAGGAGGGAAGGCAGATCGGAGTCGAAGGAAAGAAGGTCCTCAAGATGGACCGTTAGGAATTTAGGATTATTGACGAGGCTCTCCCTGTACGGGAACACGTTCTTCTCCTTCTCAAAATTTCTGATGAACTCCTTGAATTTAAGGAGAATGGAGTGGCGGCTCGCCGTGGTGGATGCTGCAGCCGCTTCCGCTTCCGAGGAGGCTTCCGTGAATTGAGCCTGATTGCTGTAGTAAACCGCTCCTTCGTCCCATCCCGACATTTTGTTTCGTCTTTGTTTTTCCCCTTCGATTACCTTCTCTCACTCTCGCTGAAAAAGAAGCAAATATCGTTTACTCAGAGGCCACTTTTTCCCTCTATGTTTATTACCCATCAGGGTTCTTCTTGGCGGGAAGGGTACGGTGTTTTTGGCGGGGAAATGCCTCGCACGTGCTTAGGCTGATGTTAAGTACATTTATGGGCTTGGGCCTGTCATCCTTGTACCATTCCACGAGGCCCAACAAACtgtgatttttgttgaaatgctaaactcaaaatagtaaaaatcacattattttaagttaaatttattgtgtatttttcttttttagattttatataaaaatataaataaaataataattgttattttaaaatttaattggtttttattaattttatggatcatttaaacataaatacatAATGCAACGTATaacttgataaatatatattaatttaatgcatgaaactttaattataattcataCGAATACATGAAACATTGATTTTGATAGGGATTAATTGAGTCTGGTCTGTAATTGCTGTTACTAGCATTTTCTGTTGAAAATGGTAGCAAACATTTGCTTTATTGGATGAAACgaaatcttaattttcaaaaaaaaagattttgattcaattacacACCTTTAAAGAAATGagtacaaatattttttttatatttgattaatataattatttatgtatacaATAAATCTACATAAAATGtgctaattcaataatattgttaatgatttatgaaaattgaattaagtcaaaatttgatatataaaaatatacaaaatcaaaattatggaTCAAAATTCAtggttttatataaatatatagttaaTTTCTTGAGATCATCCtcgtaaaattgattgaaacTCTAGGGGAATAGTGGAAGATAAGGTTGGAGGAAGAGAAGGAACAGTTTCAGTAAGCTGCATAGACTGTTTTGGACATGCTTAATGACACGGATACTGAAAATTTTAAGCTCTATATAGTTTCCATGACCACCTTCCCGTTATTTTCATGGATAACCTAATAACTGAAGATGGATTAATATTGGGAAATAAATACACCCCTATACTACCATTAACATTGACGCATAACTTATTACACATTTAGCATCATCACTTAAACAGATCAATGTATGGATACCAAACCAAAAGTTACTTTAATCTTTAAACAACGAATAAGTGATCATTCTCTCTCAGAACATTCAGTTCTTCAACTTTTGAGCCATCAGCCATAAGAATAGTGCTCCCTCTCTTTCCAAATTTCTTCTCTGCATTAACCAAATATAACCAAATTCAGTATCCTGCATTACCAAGTTTGTTAACTTTTCAATCATGTGAATCAATGAAATTAGCTTTCCAAACTTTTTTATACTATATGTTAAGTGTTTTTAGCCTATGGTGTGAAGTGATATGGAAGTCTTTTCTATTGGTTTAGTAGGTTTAGCTAGTTAGCTTCATGTTTGAGGCCTCAAGATCAAATCTTTCAGCATGTAGTCATGTGATTGATCACCTTCTCTAAGGAATGAGTTTTAATTAGGTTAGCATGTCAACTAGAAGTTCAGTAAAAAAAATGTTCGCTTTTTAAGAAGCTTGTCATACTATAATACCTGCTAGATTGAAGAGGTCTTGAAGTGAGTCAGGCAAATACACGAGCTTTCCCAATCTGTCACTAGACGTTCCTTGGCTTGGATGATGCCCATGAATTATCACCCGGATTGTGCTTTCACCAGGAAGACTGGAAGTGCCTGTTCTTCCTGCAAAACAGTGGAATCAGTAAGTTACAAATATCTACAtattatgatttatgaaaagaaCATATATCTGGATTTATCTGACGAATTGTTCGGTATAGGTATAGCCTGTCGTGCAATCGATGAGCTTGAACTTTTAGATTGACTAGATAGAGAAAACTATTGACATCATTTTAAGATCATTTCTATCATTCAAGGTATATGATAGACTCAATATCTTCCTCTCAAAATTTCAGATTGGTTCATATGCTCAAATACGCTAGTCAAGAGTCAATAATACTAGGGAAAACAAGTGAATGTGCCGACAGCTTATTATATGATAATAGCCAGTTGCAGCGACCATAGGTTCTATTAATTATCAGTTTAGTATGGTTCTTTGGATGTGCATCCACTTATTGTGTGGGCTTATCATATGATCTAGATGGTATATGCTTGAAATTTCTTACTTCTATTATACATCCTTAATGATGGTGCTCTTTATTTACCTTCTGGACTTGCA
The nucleotide sequence above comes from Gossypium raimondii isolate GPD5lz chromosome 13, ASM2569854v1, whole genome shotgun sequence. Encoded proteins:
- the LOC105784000 gene encoding uncharacterized protein LOC105784000 isoform X2 encodes the protein MKLLSIAEQAVSSEEDLVSLSGEFGQDFGGILDRRRGIIRPATNMKTLNVLNDNAKNCLANCKIEIIDKNAAEKLVPHIHMPFNLAFYMPEAINVNSKYYLNALFLACQNIVKELSASSFGKKNLCLQKKSVYELRELEGEYDAVIICLGAKADLLPELAGKLPLRTCRGVILHLQLPDNIGEDYPDHGPSILSDAWLAIKGNRRLDLGSTWEWKSRNSSSNVSTDEASDALQELLPKASAIYPGITSWSFARARAGLRAMPPLTPHGSLPLLGCVNNILGNDLICKYWLLGGLGSRGLLYHGWLGKLTAEAVLSCNEQIIPSELTSWKNKDSRP
- the LOC105784000 gene encoding uncharacterized protein LOC105784000 isoform X1, with the translated sequence MVLFDSSISPLTHSAKLSSPLLLSSLSHRPLRYAVLGAGFAGLSVAWHLLKESPKDLNLHIDLYDEMGIGGGASGVSGGLLHPYSPKVKLLWRGAECWKECMKLLSIAEQAVSSEEDLVSLSGEFGQDFGGILDRRRGIIRPATNMKTLNVLNDNAKNCLANCKIEIIDKNAAEKLVPHIHMPFNLAFYMPEAINVNSKYYLNALFLACQNIVKELSASSFGKKNLCLQKKSVYELRELEGEYDAVIICLGAKADLLPELAGKLPLRTCRGVILHLQLPDNIGEDYPDHGPSILSDAWLAIKGNRRLDLGSTWEWKSRNSSSNVSTDEASDALQELLPKASAIYPGITSWSFARARAGLRAMPPLTPHGSLPLLGCVNNILGNDLICKYWLLGGLGSRGLLYHGWLGKLTAEAVLSCNEQIIPSELTSWKNKDSRP
- the LOC105783762 gene encoding DNA replication licensing factor MCM5 → MSGWDEGAVYYSNQAQFTEASSEAEAAAASTTASRHSILLKFKEFIRNFEKEKNVFPYRESLVNNPKFLTVHLEDLLSFDSDLPSLLRSSPSDYLPLFETAAAEVLAGLKMKVAGDSGEMVEPQTGEVQILLTSKEDPVSMRSLGAQYISKLVKISGITIAASRIKAKATYVHLICKNCKSARAVPCRPGLGGAIVPRSCDHVPQPGEEPCPIDPWLIVPDKSKYVDQQTLKLQENPEDVPTGELPRNMLLSVDRHMVQTIVPGSRLTIMGIYSIFQASNSSTNHKGAVAVRQPYIRIVGMEETNEASSRGPATFTQEEVEEFKKFASNQDTYEAICSKVAPSIFGHEDVKKAVACLLFGGARKNLPDGVKLRGDINVLLLGDPSTAKSQFLKFVEKTAPIAVYTSGKGSSAAGLTASVIRDSSSREFYLEGGAMVLADGGVVCIDEFDKMRPEDRVAIHEAMEQQTISIAKAGITTVLNSRTSVLAAANPPSGRYDDLKTAQDNIDLQTTILSRFDLIFIVKDIRMYDQDKTIASHIIKVHASAQTVSNDSRTSKEENWLKRYIQYCRSECHPRLSEAACAKLQSDYVDIRRGMRQQANETGESAAIPITVRQLEAIIRLSEALAKMKLSYVATEGDVAEALRLFKVSTMDAARSGINQHINITPDMANEIKQAENQIKRRLGIGNRISERRLIDDLTRMGMNESIVRRAILIMHQRGEVEYQRERHIIVRKV